One region of Flavobacterium pisciphilum genomic DNA includes:
- a CDS encoding DUF4139 domain-containing protein gives MIKKIITSTLLLIGAIAFAQKPIFTTAKVKAATVYFNAAEISQTANINLPLGTSEIVIKNVAVDLNESSIQIGTPSSVTVLSVQFTNNYISEYEVDTKSPALKRVRDSIVLVQKEIQKVNNTINSETKTIQLLDKNQQISGVNSGLNVTELMKMVEYYKTKQLEIANTINTLTEKQQKLNETLQKLNNKLEVDTSKEEKTSSGKLIVQVMNNLAGAIPLDISYLTNNATWTPFYDLRAESVTSPINMMYKAQVIQNTGIDWKKVKLTLSSGYPNQNNQAPILSSWFLRNNNIQTVGYNQRKKMVPLQLQGRVAGVEAKDNMVQMEVAPIITESSISNYTTVAENQLNVSFDIDIPYDILSNGKVHSVSLKEIKLPASYKYYAAPRLEREAFLLAEIANYSQYNLLSGEANIIFEGMYVGKTFIEPSLTSDTLNLSMGRDKKVSIKREIVAEKSGTKFLSAKKEQTFTYDITVRNNKKEAIELLLKDQYPLSTDKEIEVELLQSDNAKINTETGILTWQLQMKPNEIKKIRISYKVKYPKDMVLNL, from the coding sequence ATGATAAAAAAAATAATAACATCCACTTTATTATTGATTGGAGCAATTGCATTTGCACAAAAACCAATCTTTACAACAGCAAAAGTAAAAGCTGCAACAGTATATTTTAATGCTGCCGAAATCTCACAAACCGCAAACATCAATCTTCCTCTTGGAACAAGCGAAATTGTGATAAAAAATGTAGCCGTAGACTTGAATGAAAGTTCTATTCAAATTGGAACTCCCTCATCAGTAACTGTTCTTTCTGTACAATTTACCAACAATTATATCTCCGAATATGAAGTAGACACGAAATCTCCTGCATTAAAAAGAGTACGAGATAGTATTGTTCTGGTTCAGAAAGAGATTCAGAAAGTCAATAATACAATCAATTCTGAAACAAAAACGATTCAGCTCTTGGATAAAAACCAGCAAATTTCAGGAGTGAACTCAGGTTTAAATGTAACTGAATTAATGAAAATGGTAGAGTATTATAAAACCAAACAACTCGAAATCGCCAACACCATTAATACATTAACCGAAAAGCAACAAAAGCTAAATGAAACATTGCAAAAACTGAACAATAAACTTGAAGTTGATACTAGTAAGGAAGAGAAAACCTCATCTGGAAAACTAATCGTTCAGGTTATGAATAATCTTGCTGGAGCAATTCCATTAGACATTTCGTACTTAACTAACAATGCTACATGGACTCCATTTTATGATTTACGTGCCGAAAGTGTTACATCGCCTATTAATATGATGTATAAAGCTCAAGTAATACAAAACACAGGAATTGACTGGAAAAAAGTAAAGCTTACTTTATCAAGTGGGTATCCTAATCAAAATAATCAAGCTCCTATTTTAAGTTCGTGGTTTTTAAGAAATAATAACATTCAAACAGTCGGATATAATCAAAGAAAAAAAATGGTTCCACTACAATTACAAGGAAGAGTCGCTGGAGTTGAAGCAAAAGATAATATGGTTCAAATGGAAGTTGCTCCTATAATTACTGAATCATCGATTTCTAACTATACCACTGTTGCCGAAAACCAACTTAATGTTTCTTTTGATATTGATATTCCTTATGATATTTTATCAAACGGAAAAGTTCATAGTGTCTCTCTTAAAGAAATAAAACTTCCTGCATCGTATAAATATTATGCAGCTCCAAGACTTGAAAGAGAAGCTTTCCTTCTTGCTGAGATTGCCAATTATAGTCAATACAATTTACTAAGCGGTGAGGCTAATATTATTTTTGAAGGAATGTATGTAGGTAAAACATTTATCGAACCTAGCTTAACTAGCGATACGCTTAATTTAAGTATGGGACGCGACAAAAAAGTATCTATAAAAAGAGAAATAGTAGCTGAAAAATCAGGAACTAAGTTTTTATCTGCTAAAAAAGAACAAACTTTTACTTATGATATCACAGTAAGAAATAACAAAAAAGAAGCTATTGAACTTTTATTAAAAGACCAATATCCTTTGAGTACCGATAAAGAGATTGAAGTTGAGTTATTACAAAGTGATAATGCAAAGATAAATACCGAAACAGGAATCTTGACTTGGCAATTGCAAATGAAGCCTAATGAAATAAAGAAAATCCGAATTAGCTATAAAGTAAAGTACCCTAAAGATATGGTATTGAATTTATAA